The DNA window AAGGTTCTTCAATGCCTCTCTCCCTGCAATATCTCAGACCTCTTAGTACAGTCTAAAAACTAAAGCGGACAGAGTTTTTGCAGTCAGGGCTCCGActctctggaacagcctgcctgagaaAACAGGTCAGCTGATACAGTGATCTCTTCCCCCTTCTAAAAGCACACTTTTTtcggagagcctttcctgattttacttgagttttaattttctttgaACTGTCTTTTacgtcatttaaaaacattttcttaatttcttttaaaaccatATAGTTTTATGACtagtgtgttttatttagctGTCTAACATGATTATTAAaatgtgctctataaataaaaattattgttATTCATATTTTGAAAAGGATTTGTGTTTAAACTGGTTCTTCTTTCATAGTACGAAAAAAATATTTGCCTCCACTATTGATATAGAAAAAGTAATCTTAATATCTATAATACAGCTTTTTCTAGATCTTTCAATCACATAGAgttttctctgtattttatgAATTTCTTAATTATTTCTGAGGTCAGTACTCAAAACAGCTTGATCTATTCAAACTTGATTCATGATCTACTTTTTgaggacatttttaacacttATTTTGAATTTGCTTTACTTTTGTTAAGATGACATACCACATGCAGGAAgaagttatggttttgaaaatgCAAACATACAATAGTGAACCGATGGGAAAGGGAAATCCATTTATGGTATAATTTCCTTCAGATGTCTTTTGGGTTTGAGTGCAAAAAGCTTATAACATCCATAAACAGACTGCGGAAGTATGTGGGCCGATGACCTATTGAATGTAAAGAGGTGGAGATGAGGTGAAGATGTGGTGTTAGTGTGGCTCATGATATATGGCCTGTTTACACACAGAGCTCTCCCACTAGAGTGAGAGATATCAGCATCTGGCTCCTTGAGGAACCATAATTCACACTGTGGTTCATACCCGCGTTTgtgcgcacacactcacactcagtaaactgctgattttttttactgGGGTAACTCAGATCAGGGGGCCAACGTTTGgctaaacagaaaaaaaaactttctgctgctgaCTGAACATGGTTGAATTACAGTGCGCAATTTTAAGGAAGAGATGCCTCATGTGTGATGACGGTACAGCATCACTATAATAATACAAAAGCCCTGGAATATTTTCCGCCTCACACATGCTGGGGAAACTCCCACATATGCACATACTTACCAGGTGCCTTGAATGTCCTGAAGTTGATGTTGACCAGGACAAAGTGGATAACAGTTGGGCAGTTCTTTTCGCCGTTTTTTGGTTTGAAGACGTAGCATTCCTTCAGGCCCTCACGGTCGAAAACTTTGGGGTCGATCTTGGGGAATGGAAGCTTGTTCATTCGAGCCCACTTTTCTGCCAACAGGAGCTCCTGTAGCAAATGTTTacaaatttagaaaaaaaatgtttatcacCTGCTTGCACAAATAATTTCAGCAATTCACGACTGTAAGAATAGTCAGATTCTGACCTTGAATGGGGGACTAGAGTCGCTGGGTCGTGCAGAAAAGTCAAAGGAGATTATGAGTTCGACACCACGCTGCGGCCGCAAGATGAGAGGGTAGGGGAGGTTGTAGGTCAGGCCACTGTCCACTATATGGATCTTTTTACTCTTCACATCCAGAGGCTCGTAAATACGATCAAACTCATCTGGGTCTGAGAAAatcacacaaaattaaataaataatgcatgaACATGATTGGAAATGTTCCTTTGTCTGCACCCAAATCTTGTTCCACATGACTGACCCAACTGACTTAACTCTGTAATGACTCACCTACATCATGTTCAATAGAAGTTGGGCTGGGtatcatttgaacatttttcaaaccACACCTGTGTTTCAGTATCTGTAAAGCTACCTTACTCTATACATGTTTtagaaaaatcttttttttaaagtagaccttgtatattaatataatcaGTCTTTTAGCTACCGCTTTTATCCACAGCAACTTACAATttctatatatgtcagaggttacACACCTCCAGAGCAACAAggtgctcagggacacactgtcGAATTTGTTGCAGTGGGACtcaaacccgggtctcccacaccaaaggcatgtgtcttatccactacaCCATTGCTTTAAAATAACTGCATGTAATGTCGCTTGTGAAGCAGCAGTATAAAGACTTCTACAACACAGAGAATAAAATCAACTAAATTGTGATTTAGATATGGTCAATTGGATGCAATTTGGTTgaaagtgagaatgtgttgagtTCAGGTTCGATAACCAGCTCTAACTGTAATTCAGTTTTCACTTCCTGCAAAAATGAAGTCTGAAAGCAGCGAATAATGATCCTTCTTACCTGTGACGGcatccacctcctcctcagcaGCTGTAGTGGCATTGCATGGGACCTCACCTACTGGAGAGTAGGGGATGTTGGTGTTCAGGTTCAGGCCCAGCATGAAATTATGCACCTGTCAACAGGGTAAAATGGTttatggagagaaaaagaggtaCGCTTAATTTGAATATAGGGAAAGTTAAACAAGAATGCAACTAGAGCACATGCAGTGTTTTGTATGAAGTGTTACATAATTTCATGGTTTCCGGTGAATCGACATATTCAGGTACCTTCCCGGCCCGGCCCTCTCTTGTGTTGAATAAGGAAGAGTCACTGAAGAGCGACGTGAACATTCGTTGAACCCAGCTAGCCTGAGCAGTGCGATGGTACTCGTCTTCTGCCTCTGGGTTCTCGGTCCCACCTGAATAATAATGACATAATGAGATTAAAATACTGACAAATGTTGTATTAAAgactctttttttctgtaataaaaGTGGGGGAATTTGCAACTAAACCAAATGAGGATACTTGAATGCCTTAAAAAcgcaaacattaaaaacaaacaagatagtTGCTATGGCAACCGGCAGCGCTTGAAGAAGCAGCAACCGGTggctccttcaaactttgctacacttttgttttttatctgtttttcccGGCTTTGTTGCCAAACATGCTTGCTAaactctgacataaatacatggaagatgaagacggggtttttggattaaagatcAGCAGACCACAATCCACCCGGCGCAAACAACCGGACCAGGCGCCACGGCGGGTGCGGTGATTGCTCAGAGGAGTGGAAAGAGAGCTTTGATGGCCCAgtttggacttaattctgctcctaaagatccggtctggacaaaatgggactcatgttgaccaagCAACGGAATTCACGGACTGTTGTGCCCAAATCGTTACAAAGTCCTGCCTTATCAACATCCGGATCAAGCACTCgccaggtggtccatgttccgagaTATCACCTCAAGACTCTGGTAACATGAGAGTAAGTGGACTTTTACATCAATGATGCTCGGTGCTCAAATGCAGTCGAGACGGATTCTGTTTCCCAAaagtcagactgtttattgtgtatTTGAAACTTTCATACTACCATcaggttgctgctgtttacattcaccccagatgcaaattcaaaaaatgccttccaaaatgtaattttatctACCTCCCACTGAACTTTCCAAtggttttgtgttatttttttccaaGTCTGGGAACCCCTGTTAAGTTTGATTGAAATCTGGCTGCACTGCAGGTTTTTAATGTATCAACTGACGGAAAcatcagacatttcctcaatgtTACTAAAACAAAAAGGTGCTTTGAGACAGTTCTGAACATAAACTGGACTGTTGCTGTTAATTCTATATTGGACAAAAATGTATGGCTTTTAATTATTCACCCAAATATGTATGCACATACATGTTCGTACACCTTTTACACCActgataaaaatgtgtgttcCAAGATCAGTGCACTATTGGAAAACCTGAAGATGTCTCTTTTTTGTCAGGCAAATATCTGTCGGGCCTTCTGTATCAATTGTGGTTTCATTGATTTATACAAAACATTTAGTCACAGTTTgatggccagaaacacaactccagaTGAAAGACAATGTTGCTCAGTAATTGCTGGATGTGTACATAAGCAACTGAGCCAACAAGCTAAACAGATCAACTTAAAAAGTAATTTAGTACCTCAAAGTTTTCAGGGGCGTTAAAGATCTTCAAAGCAAAGACTTACAAGTGAAAGTTAGATGTTTTTGCTGACCTGACAGCACCcatagagacactgcaacaTCACTGTTCTGATGTAGCTGTGTCATGCTAACAGATGCAAATGGAAACATTaccacaaaaatgtaaaatgtgttaagGCGTAGACTTTCCCTCTAACCCAACAATGTGTCAAAACATACACTGACACTATTCAAAGTCACACGTATTTAAACTGCACAATAAGGTGACTGTTTGTAAGCTCCTTGTATGAATCATGCATATCTTTGCTCACCTTTACGTGGCTCGTCCTCATTGTCCAAACTGTCTTCTCCAACGATGTGCTGCGGTTTGATCTGCTCTGTAAAACACAAGGCAGTTTCACTTATCAGGTTATAACTTCAAAAGAAGCTTGTTAATCTCATTTAAACCATACCACATATCAACTGTGCCTGACAGAATGTTTTTGTTCAGTTATGTGACATTATCAAATTCACTGTCTATTGTTTATCTCTAGGTCCTCAGAGAAATGCAATACACCTGATAAACTAATGCCTTCTTAAACTAGGTGGAGATGTTCTTAGTACTTTAGTACATCCAGTGCATTGTCAGAGTGTGCCTGAATGTTTAAAGGTCACCCTACACAGATGAAttcaaccaaaacaaacatCCGATGAGCTGTCAGAATAATCACAGGAAGCAGATACCTGCCCACTGTTAtggtaacacaaacacacatgcatgccacacatttttattctggCTGTTGGCTATTTTTAAAGGTGTGAGGATACCTATTTGTGTCAAAGTGCTTAAAAATAAGTGTGTCATGAGACAAAGAGGCAACCTTAAGAAAAGACAGATAACAATAGAATCTTAGACACGATTAAATATTAGTAGGAGGATGTACcctgtattttgttattttatgtcaTGTATGACGGCACCTCTAATTGGTTCACTCTGACGTTGCCttgctttctgtctccacagccctgtttcagaaagcaagTTAAACTAATTCTAAGCCTAACCCTGAACTCTGAGTTGCctacattatattttaaatatatttgttggtTTAATATTATGGGGACAAAAGACACAGGGAAAGAAATTGTTTAATATGGATCAAAGACATAGAGACATGATTATAAGCTCTAAATCTGATCCAGTAATCATGTGTTTGATGATTTGCACTTGAAAAGCTCTTAATTAGGACAAGAAAATGTGAtcatatcacccctgttttagcatcATTGCACTGGCTCCgtgtttgttttaggattgattttaagattttactcatTACTTTTAAGGCTATTCGTGGCTTGGCTCCTGATTATATAACTCCTTATGAGCCTTCCCGTGGTCTAAGATCTTCTGCCAAGGGCCTCTTGTCTATTCCTGGAGCCAGACTCAATGTAAGAACAAAAGGTGACTGAGCATTTGCTGTCacggccccgaggctctggaacgacttgcctgaggaaatcaggctGGCAGGGTCAGCTTCTTCCTTcaaatgtcttttaaaaacGTACTTTTACCGAAAAGCATATCcagattttatctgagctgccacTCATTTTACTAATCCTGCCCTATCGTTCTTATTCTCTATTGTTCTTTGTTTCCTTGTCTAACATATTTGTTATACTCTATTGTGATCCTTGttcttatattctgtattttacccCCCTGTATCTTATTACCCACGTGGTTATTTggttttgcattttatgtgtgatttgttgtgaagcactttgtactctgtttgataagtgctatataaataaagctcattattattattataaaaggtGTTGAGATTTAAATACAgtagattttaaaatgtaaatgtagtaaATTTAGACAAAACCACTGAAATGCTGTTAAAACACAGTAAGATTATATGCAGCTTATTAAAAAAACTCAGTGCCAAAGAAATGACTGACAAAGCATAAAAACATTAACTTTAGACAGTCCTGAGTAACAAACTATTATCCAAGTTGGATTTTCATTCTGACACACAGTAAACCTTGCTAACTAATGCACGCTGTGATACAGTCTGAGGCCCAATCCAAACTActctgttttagtttacaaacggagaattaaaacaaatacgatctccgtccacaccagcgtttccactgcgttttggagttgatctccgtctacattaacaactgaaaacgcacagctagGACCCGTTCAGGTGCCCTGGGCATGCGCATGCCAGTGgtaacatgaagcagatggtctattccgtagttacagaagatttggcaaaagaataaataaatacagactaagCATCACACCAGGGTTTTTCTGTTGCATggatcaataacgagctgggactgttactgaatgtaacacgggagtgtggcggcagaaaacatactgggagttgttgcatgtaggcagatgagtgttatttgcatggtacagaatattttaataatatgatgtcaaaaacccggtcagcagcatcgtgtttctgctttgcaaaacccaatcagagagctgagTGTGAGCAGCtgcgtcatcatttctaaaaCGCCCTACGgagttttgaaatgcaaaacggggtcggcagtgtttccaaacttctccgttttaggtcttcgttttcatcgttgtagtctggacaggaggtgcaaacatagtaaaaggtctccgttttaattcaaaAATGCAGTAGTATGGTTGGGGCCTGAATCAATGACCAAATGAAGTGACTCTGAAAGAAGgcgaagacagagagaggtttGTTGAAGAAAACCTGCCAGCgagcaggttaggttcacagagTCAGTCACCATTGTAACTGAAGCTTCATACCATTTTTTACCATGGTATGTGACCCAGAATTTAAGATATCTCTCTTTCTGGAACTTTCCGGAATACATATTCTTCTatgcaaataatttatttattggcAAGTACATCCAAATATGTTTTGGGTTAACATAATTATAAAAAAGCctgaaattgtatttttatttatatagtacaCTGCATCagattttttcaaaaatgttggcTCAGCTTTTGATTGTATCACAGGATCTTCATAAACAGCAACTGAATTGACCTTGTGGGGACATAATTGTACTGTGCAGTCAATCCAGTCAAACACTGATTTGCACTTAACCAGCAGACAGGCATAATTTAGCGCTTACCTTCTGTAAGTCAGAACAGTGTAACTCAGGACAAAACACATGTAAATCAGAGAAACTGAGAAAGATTACCTAACTCCTCCTCCATGGTGCTGCCACCAACACTGTCTTTGACTCCTAGCACTCTGTTGAAGAGAATGGAGAAGGCGCTGCCCCACACACCTGACACAGTGAAACCATACTGTTAGTAGGTTTACTCATGTAAAATGTTCTGACTGTTGTGTTTAGTGGCATAGATGAAAACATATTACTCACCCATCAGAAAATGAATAGGGTTTTCCTCGTACTTCTTGACAACAGTTCCCATGAAGAACTTGCTCCCAAACAAGTCGGGGGTCATAAAGGTGCCGTACTTTGCCATCCCGATTTCATACGGGCTGAACTCCACCCAGTCTGCAGATTGAAATCTCAGTATTAATGTAACAGAAatgtaacacatttttttaGAACTAGTATGATCATATGATCACCATAGTGTAATGACTAATATGTCTGCTCTGTGTGCTCAGTGTGCATTTGTACACTAGAACTGCAAAATATGTACAGCCAATAAATGCAATTATTGCATTGtaattaaaacttaaaacattCAGGGTATAACAGTCCCTCATGCCGAAAGATAGACAACTGGATAGAATTTGACAGCATTTATATTTGAATCATAGTTAAACAGTAGTCAGAGTGCCTGCAGTTAAAATGGGCACAATCAGATTCATAAACaatgcacagagagagggaggaaccACAGGGGTCAATAAGGGCCCAGAGCTCACTTCTGTCCCACGGCCCACAGGGGGGTTATTTAGGCCTGGATACAATTCTCTCTATACCCAGTtgtcattttgaaacatttacaGCAGGTTTTGAAGCAACAAGCTATCAcatacataacacacacaaacatacacacaacatacCTAAACCTCTGGAATCTTTTAGACAATTGCGTATTAAATATTAAGATAATTTCTAAAGTAATCTACTTTCCTTAAGCTTACTTTTACGGTATTTTCCATTGAGCCGGGTCATAAAGAAACCGGGGATTCTTGGTAAGTGGAGAGTCAAGAAAAAACTGAAGAACAAGTCTAGTCACTTTTAAgtgttgtctttttctttaaGTTTGTCTGCGATGgtgagaacagaaaaaaaatgaactATTTAATTCTAGATCAAGAATGCCTGCATGAATGAAGCATATAAAAGTGACACTGCAAAATATTGGCATTTCCTCAAACTAGAAAAAACAAATAGCATGCTTGTGGCCTGTCTTCTGTTGTGGTAAACAGTTTCATGTCGCCTACACCCCAAATGAGATAGTGTCAATAAGGAAGTTTTTTCACTTCATGAGCTTCATGAGTCAAGCATGTAGTGTCATCCAAGATATGAATATTTAATTGGAATTGCAGCTaccatgttgagtttttctAGGTGCTACTTTTGGTACAACATCAAATGGATTTTGAACTTGTAATTAAAACATGCTATTAGTCAGGCTCCTATTTATTGTTTATAGATGAGGTCCAGACAGTGTCCAAAGGACTTCACCCACTTGAGTCTTACTATAATACAAAAGTTATTGGTTTTGAAGTCAGTAGATAGTGTATATCTAAAggtttttgttgttaatttaatgtattttatattcaCTTGTCTGTAGAGAACAGTTGCTATCAACAATGAGGAAGTACGGCACAACATGGGACTAACCCAGAGTCTATCATGGCCTTGTGCACTCTACTCAGTTCCTTGATATTGAACAGTTGCTATCTGTCATCACAGAGCCATCATCAGACAACAGCCCACCACATCATGACACATCCTCTCTGTGGCAGCAGAGCAGTATTATAAGGAAATGAGTACTGCTGGGTTATTTTGCACATAGTCAAACTCATCTGATCCTCTCTAGTCACTCAATACATATGCAAATGAATTCTCTGAGGGACATGTGCTAAATGCAACACAtacaacagaaagacagataTTTACCTGCAAACATGAGCTCAGAAACATCTGGCTTGACATGCAGACAAGTGAAAAGAGGAAGGGGACTCTGGGCCTGGTTTATTTTCTCCTGTACGCTACTAAGCTTCATGTCCATCCTCTGGTAAAAGAGAACACTTTTAATCATTTACACTCACACTCTGCGGGTGCAAGTGCCATCTCATCATGATTGTCATGGTTACATGgaagtaaaatttaaaaaaagaaaataaaatagagggtgtgaaacactgcacaagaggaaggaggaaatTAAACATGAATTTAAGGTAAGGAGAGGACTGAAAAACTTCTGAGTAATaagaaaatggcaaaataaGTAATCccattaaatgaaaacaacagtgGTTAGCTCTTACCCCAGGTATAAGCGTCTCTCCTATAAGCATACCGAAGATATCGGTAAAAGTAACTGGCTGCCCTTGGGCCTTTTTGGTCCACAGGGCCTGGATGTAGTTAGTGATGTGTTTGGGAAGCAACAGCCTAAGTGGGTTACTGCGAACTCTGTTCATCAGCTCCTTGTTGATGTCCTTTGGGCCCGTATTTGGAAAGTCTGGGTGTGAGTAGAGAGCTGACATGTACCTAcagtgaaaaagagaaagtcTGAAAGAGGCACTGCAGAAATCTCAGTGCAAAGAAAAAattgtttaatatttgtaaTCTGTTTAGGAAGTACTGTACTTGTAAGGAAGTTGAATCCAATAAGTCATGTCACAAACATGAAGATGGAGACTGATACAAGCCAAAGATGCTTGTTTGATGATAGCTTCACATCAGCAGAGGAAGGCAGGAAAGATTGCCAGAGAAGGGAGGAGGCAACAGCGAAGGAGAgttcaaaagaaagaaaggacaaAAGAAATATAGTCGtaatagagaaagaaaaagagaaaaagaaagaatgtgTCTTTAGAAATAAAAGGGGACAGGAAAGAGGTGACGTAACAAGAGAGAAGATGAGAAATATAAACTGACCATGTGGATCCGGAGAGGCCTGCGACATATGTGGCACAATCCAGGACACCAGACTCAAACAGGGCTTTCATCACACCAGAGAAGCCAACCATGGCACGGAAACCGCCTCCTGAGCCCGCTATGGCAATCACTGGCACCTTTCACACACAATACGAGGAGAGAGTAATttcatgaagaagaagaagagtcatGCTTAATCACATAAATACATACTACACAGATTTGAGTATGAGTCTCACGTTTATTCTCATTCTTTAAGGTTGAGCAACTTCCCTCCTGTGCCACGTCACTTTGGCCTTCGGATTTTCAACTATTTCATCATTCTCATTGTGCAACGT is part of the Micropterus dolomieu isolate WLL.071019.BEF.003 ecotype Adirondacks unplaced genomic scaffold, ASM2129224v1 contig_8665, whole genome shotgun sequence genome and encodes:
- the LOC123965097 gene encoding cytosolic phospholipase A2-like; amino-acid sequence: MASNIIVEQQFSHKFIVTVVRAESVTKGALGDLLDTPDPYVELFIPTAPESRKRTKHIDNNINPKWNETFHFILDPNQHNILKLTLMDANYVMDETLGTASYDITTLPVGQTKMESFLIGKATKVYLEMTLEICTKLDLRFSLALCDEEKQFRQRRKERVMLGIKKLLDMEKPRFLPSSPEEVPVIAIAGSGGGFRAMVGFSGVMKALFESGVLDCATYVAGLSGSTWYMSALYSHPDFPNTGPKDINKELMNRVRSNPLRLLLPKHITNYIQALWTKKAQGQPVTFTDIFGMLIGETLIPGRMDMKLSSVQEKINQAQSPLPLFTCLHVKPDVSELMFADWVEFSPYEIGMAKYGTFMTPDLFGSKFFMGTVVKKYEENPIHFLMGVWGSAFSILFNRVLGVKDSVGGSTMEEELEQIKPQHIVGEDSLDNEDEPRKGGTENPEAEDEYHRTAQASWVQRMFTSLFSDSSLFNTREGRAGKVHNFMLGLNLNTNIPYSPVGEVPCNATTAAEEEVDAVTDPDEFDRIYEPLDVKSKKIHIVDSGLTYNLPYPLILRPQRGVELIISFDFSARPSDSSPPFKELLLAEKWARMNKLPFPKIDPKVFDREGLKECYVFKPKNGEKNCPTVIHFVLVNINFRTFKAPGVPRETEKEKELADFDIFDDPESPFSTFNFQYSTEAYTRLHDLMEFNTLNNLEVIKEAIKDCIVSRKENPSCRSLHFSLSEIPKKKSLKRDPRGNPWNLPENDDQ